A single genomic interval of Antarcticibacterium arcticum harbors:
- a CDS encoding PfkB family carbohydrate kinase, with the protein MSKLLIVGTVAFDAIETPFGKTDKILGGAATYIGLSSARFNIDTGIVSIVGEDFPEEHFNLLTRNGINIDGIEIVKGGKTFFWSGKYHNDLNTRDTLETQLNVLADFYPVVPQKYKDAEFVMLGNLHPLVQLSVLEQISKPTLVVLDTMNFWMDNAWDDLLKVIKRVDVITINDEEARQLTGEHSLVKAARKIAELGPKYVVIKKGEHGALLFNNEQIFFAPALPLEEVFDPTGAGDTFAGGFTGYLAQTGDVSFENMKSAVIYGSGMASFCVEKFGTERMESLGDEEIQSRMKEFKNLTQFDIELSANKAL; encoded by the coding sequence ATGAGTAAATTATTGATAGTAGGCACTGTTGCCTTCGATGCAATTGAAACCCCTTTTGGAAAAACAGACAAAATACTTGGCGGCGCGGCAACCTATATAGGGTTATCATCTGCCCGTTTTAATATTGATACAGGAATAGTATCCATAGTAGGCGAAGATTTTCCAGAGGAACATTTTAATCTCCTTACCAGAAACGGTATAAATATAGATGGTATTGAAATTGTAAAAGGAGGTAAAACTTTCTTTTGGAGTGGAAAATATCACAATGATCTTAATACCCGGGACACCCTGGAAACCCAACTTAACGTGCTGGCTGATTTTTACCCTGTGGTGCCTCAAAAATATAAAGATGCAGAATTTGTGATGTTGGGAAACCTGCATCCCCTGGTACAGCTTAGTGTATTGGAACAAATAAGCAAACCTACGCTGGTAGTTCTGGATACCATGAATTTCTGGATGGACAATGCCTGGGATGACCTGTTAAAGGTTATTAAAAGGGTTGATGTAATTACTATTAACGATGAAGAGGCGAGACAGCTAACAGGAGAACATTCCCTGGTAAAAGCTGCCAGAAAAATAGCTGAATTAGGCCCTAAATATGTGGTTATCAAAAAAGGCGAACACGGAGCATTATTGTTTAATAATGAGCAAATTTTCTTTGCTCCAGCCCTTCCTCTGGAAGAAGTGTTTGATCCTACGGGGGCCGGGGATACCTTTGCAGGAGGATTTACGGGATATCTTGCTCAAACCGGGGATGTATCTTTTGAAAATATGAAAAGTGCTGTAATTTACGGCTCAGGGATGGCTTCTTTTTGTGTAGAAAAATTTGGCACAGAACGCATGGAATCCCTTGGTGATGAAGAAATACAGTCGCGTATGAAGGAATTCAAAAATTTAACACAATTTGATATAGAATTGTCTGCGAATAAAGCCCTGTAA
- a CDS encoding amidophosphoribosyltransferase, with protein MSDALKHECGIAMVRLLKPLEFYKEKYGTAFYGVNKMYLLMEKQHNRGQDGAGFASIKLNTQPGDRYISRLRSNGAQPIQDIFNQINERINHEIAEHPEYSDNVALQKKHIPYIGEVFLGHVRYGTFGKNSIESVHPFLRQNNWMHRNLIVAGNFNMTNSVQLFNNLVELGQHPKENTDTVTVMEKIGHFLDDAVNKLYKKLKKEGYTKVEASPIIGERLNVAKILRKSAKNWDGGYAMAGLLGHGDSFVLRDPAGIRPAYYYQDDEVVVVASERPVIQTVFNLKFDDVKELEPGHAIITKKSGEVSIKQILEPLERKACSFERIYFSRGSDAEIYSERKMLGRLLMPEVLKAIDHDTIHTVFSYIPNTAETSFYGMVEAAQDELNLQKNQSILAEKDSLTDERLKEILGHRLRTEKIAIKDVKLRTFITEDSSRDDLVAHVYDVTYGVVKPEDTLVIIDDSIVRGTTLRKSIIKMLDRLNPKKLVVVSSAPQIRYPDCYGIDMARLEDLIAFRATLELLKDNNQYHIVDTVYKKCKEQVDLQDGEVQNFVKEIYEPFTDQQISDKISELLSDPEVKTEVKILYQTVDNLHKACPKNLGDWYFTGDYPTFGGNRVVNRAFINFYEGNKDRAY; from the coding sequence ATGAGTGATGCTTTAAAACATGAATGCGGAATTGCCATGGTTCGACTTTTAAAACCATTGGAATTTTATAAAGAAAAGTATGGTACAGCCTTTTATGGGGTAAATAAAATGTACCTCCTTATGGAAAAGCAACATAACCGTGGGCAGGATGGTGCCGGTTTTGCGAGTATTAAATTGAATACCCAGCCCGGTGACCGCTACATAAGCAGATTAAGGTCCAATGGGGCACAGCCCATTCAGGATATCTTCAACCAGATCAATGAGCGCATAAATCATGAGATTGCGGAACATCCTGAATATTCAGATAATGTTGCACTGCAGAAAAAACATATTCCATATATAGGAGAGGTCTTTCTGGGACATGTACGTTACGGCACATTTGGAAAGAACAGTATTGAAAGTGTACATCCCTTCTTACGCCAGAACAACTGGATGCATAGAAACCTTATTGTAGCGGGAAATTTCAATATGACCAATTCGGTTCAATTGTTCAATAACCTGGTAGAATTGGGCCAACACCCAAAGGAAAATACCGATACGGTAACTGTAATGGAAAAAATTGGCCATTTCCTTGATGACGCGGTTAACAAACTCTATAAAAAATTAAAGAAGGAAGGCTATACCAAAGTTGAGGCCTCCCCAATAATTGGAGAAAGACTTAACGTTGCCAAAATCCTTAGAAAATCGGCTAAAAACTGGGATGGTGGTTATGCAATGGCCGGCCTGCTTGGCCATGGGGATTCCTTTGTATTACGGGATCCAGCCGGTATACGCCCTGCTTATTATTACCAAGATGATGAAGTGGTAGTTGTAGCTTCAGAAAGACCGGTAATTCAAACCGTTTTCAACCTAAAATTTGATGACGTCAAGGAACTCGAGCCGGGGCACGCAATTATTACCAAAAAGAGCGGCGAGGTTTCCATTAAACAAATTCTGGAACCCCTGGAAAGAAAAGCCTGTTCCTTTGAAAGGATATATTTTTCAAGGGGTAGTGATGCCGAGATTTATAGCGAAAGAAAAATGCTTGGAAGGCTTTTAATGCCCGAAGTATTAAAGGCTATTGATCACGATACTATACATACTGTTTTCTCTTATATTCCCAATACTGCTGAGACTTCATTTTACGGAATGGTGGAAGCGGCACAGGATGAACTAAACTTACAAAAGAACCAGTCAATCCTTGCCGAAAAAGACAGCCTTACTGATGAACGCCTGAAAGAAATCCTTGGCCATCGCCTTAGAACTGAAAAGATCGCCATCAAAGATGTTAAGTTAAGAACCTTTATCACTGAAGACAGCAGCCGTGATGATCTTGTAGCACACGTGTATGATGTTACCTACGGGGTTGTTAAACCTGAAGATACCCTGGTGATTATTGATGACAGTATTGTAAGGGGTACTACTTTAAGAAAGAGTATTATAAAAATGCTTGACAGGTTGAACCCTAAAAAACTGGTAGTGGTATCTTCTGCACCGCAAATTAGATATCCAGATTGTTACGGGATAGATATGGCGCGTCTCGAAGACTTAATAGCTTTTAGGGCCACGCTGGAATTACTAAAGGACAACAACCAGTACCATATTGTAGATACGGTATATAAAAAATGTAAAGAACAGGTGGACCTGCAGGACGGCGAGGTGCAAAACTTTGTAAAAGAGATCTATGAACCCTTTACAGATCAACAGATCTCCGATAAGATCTCAGAACTTTTAAGCGATCCCGAGGTAAAGACCGAGGTTAAGATCCTCTATCAAACTGTTGATAATTTACATAAAGCCTGTCCAAAAAATCTTGGAGACTGGTATTTTACAGGAGATTACCCCACTTTTGGAGGTAACAGGGTGGTTAACAGAGCCTTTATCAATTTTTATGAAGGCAATAAAGACAGGGCATATTAG
- the purN gene encoding phosphoribosylglycinamide formyltransferase yields MNSSNPISPKKLVIFASGSGTNAENIIKYFKNSGTAEVVAVLSNNKGAKVLKRAYDLDVKALHFDRDAFYNTQEVHHVLKDMKPDLIILAGFLWLFPENILKSFPNKVINLHPALLPKFGGKGMYGEAVHKAVLEHKEKETGITIHYVNPKYDEGNIIFQDSFEINPEMTHMDIATRIHELEYRHLPVVIENLLNSQV; encoded by the coding sequence TTGAATTCATCCAACCCTATATCTCCTAAGAAATTAGTCATCTTCGCATCGGGTTCAGGAACCAATGCTGAAAACATTATAAAATACTTCAAAAATTCCGGTACTGCTGAAGTTGTTGCCGTTCTTTCCAATAATAAAGGTGCCAAAGTCCTAAAAAGAGCCTATGACCTGGATGTAAAGGCGCTTCATTTTGACCGCGACGCTTTTTATAATACACAGGAAGTTCATCATGTGCTTAAGGACATGAAACCCGACCTTATCATACTGGCAGGATTTTTATGGCTTTTCCCTGAAAATATCCTAAAAAGCTTTCCCAACAAAGTGATCAACCTACACCCTGCACTGTTACCAAAGTTTGGTGGAAAGGGAATGTATGGGGAAGCGGTTCATAAAGCGGTATTGGAACACAAAGAGAAAGAAACCGGCATAACCATACATTATGTAAACCCCAAATATGATGAAGGAAATATAATTTTCCAGGATTCCTTTGAAATTAACCCGGAAATGACCCATATGGACATTGCAACAAGGATACATGAACTCGAATACCGCCACCTGCCGGTAGTAATTGAAAATTTATTAAATTCTCAGGTTTGA
- a CDS encoding superoxide dismutase, with product MAFELPPLKYSFDALEPHIDAKTMEIHHDKHHAGYTQKLNAAIEGTDNEGKTIENILQNLDKSNSAVRNNGGGYYNHNLFWEIMSPDGGGKPDGELAQAIDAAYESFDGFKEELSKAAATQFGSGWAWLCVHKGGKVEICSTPNQDNPLMPGVGCGGTPILGLDVWEHAYYLKYQNKRPDYIEAFFNVINWKEVSARYAQEK from the coding sequence ATGGCATTTGAATTACCACCTTTAAAATATTCCTTTGATGCATTGGAGCCGCATATAGATGCAAAAACAATGGAAATTCACCACGACAAGCATCACGCAGGTTATACCCAAAAATTGAACGCTGCTATTGAAGGAACAGATAATGAAGGAAAAACTATTGAAAACATTCTTCAAAATTTAGATAAATCAAATTCTGCTGTTAGAAATAACGGTGGGGGTTATTATAACCACAATCTTTTTTGGGAGATCATGTCGCCAGATGGTGGTGGCAAACCTGATGGGGAATTGGCTCAGGCAATAGATGCTGCTTATGAATCTTTTGATGGGTTTAAAGAAGAATTATCCAAAGCCGCCGCAACGCAGTTTGGATCTGGTTGGGCATGGTTATGTGTACATAAAGGGGGTAAAGTAGAGATTTGTTCTACTCCAAACCAGGATAACCCGCTTATGCCCGGTGTAGGATGTGGTGGAACCCCAATTTTAGGTTTAGATGTATGGGAACATGCATATTACCTTAAATATCAAAATAAACGTCCGGATTATATTGAGGCATTTTTTAATGTAATCAATTGGAAAGAGGTTTCTGCGCGTTACGCACAGGAAAAATAA
- the pyk gene encoding pyruvate kinase encodes MPINKRTKIVATLGPATSTKAVLKDMLDAGVNVFRINFSHANYDDVKERIQMIRELNEEFGYTAAILGDLQGPKLRVGVMKEEVIVNPGDKIVFATGKEFKGTASRVYMNYETFPQDVQKGERILLDDGKLIFEIVSTNKVDEVVTKVIQGGPLKSKKGVNLPNTNISLPALTEKDIADAIFACEQKVDWMALSFVRNENDLILLQDLIKQHSEHKIPIISKIEKPEGVKNIDKIVAYCDGLMVARGDLGVEIPAHEVPLIQKQLVLTAKKARIPIIIATQMMETMITSLTPTRAEVNDVANSIMDGADAVMLSGETSVGNYPVQVVEKITQIIKAVENSPLIKVPHDPPHIRTKRYITKAICYHAATMANEIKAQAICTLTNSGYTAFQISAWRPVSNILVFTSNRRILSQLSLLWGVKAFFYDKYSTTDETIEDINKIAQDAGYVEHGDYVINLAAMPIANKGMVNTLRVTEIE; translated from the coding sequence ATGCCTATAAATAAAAGAACCAAGATCGTTGCCACCTTAGGACCCGCAACCAGCACCAAAGCTGTTTTAAAGGACATGCTGGATGCCGGTGTGAATGTGTTCAGGATCAATTTTTCCCACGCCAACTATGATGATGTAAAGGAAAGGATCCAGATGATCCGGGAGTTAAATGAAGAATTTGGCTATACGGCAGCCATATTGGGAGATCTACAGGGCCCAAAGCTTCGGGTTGGGGTGATGAAGGAGGAAGTGATCGTTAATCCCGGTGATAAGATTGTTTTTGCTACAGGCAAGGAGTTCAAGGGAACTGCCTCGCGCGTGTATATGAATTACGAAACTTTTCCCCAGGATGTACAAAAGGGAGAACGTATTTTACTTGATGACGGGAAGCTAATATTTGAAATAGTAAGCACCAATAAGGTTGATGAAGTTGTAACTAAGGTAATACAGGGAGGCCCTTTAAAATCTAAAAAAGGCGTGAACCTTCCCAATACTAATATCTCATTGCCTGCCTTAACGGAAAAAGATATCGCTGATGCTATCTTTGCATGTGAGCAAAAGGTAGATTGGATGGCACTGTCCTTCGTTAGAAATGAAAATGATCTTATCCTGCTTCAGGATCTTATTAAGCAGCATAGTGAACATAAGATTCCTATTATATCCAAAATTGAAAAGCCTGAAGGAGTTAAAAATATTGACAAAATTGTAGCCTATTGCGACGGATTAATGGTTGCACGTGGAGATCTGGGAGTTGAGATACCTGCCCACGAGGTACCGCTTATCCAGAAACAATTGGTACTAACCGCCAAAAAAGCACGTATTCCTATTATTATCGCTACCCAAATGATGGAGACGATGATAACAAGTTTAACTCCAACCCGGGCTGAAGTAAATGATGTTGCCAATTCTATTATGGATGGGGCAGATGCAGTAATGTTAAGCGGTGAAACCTCTGTTGGGAATTATCCCGTACAGGTGGTTGAAAAAATAACCCAGATCATTAAGGCAGTCGAAAATTCGCCCCTCATCAAGGTGCCGCACGATCCGCCCCACATTCGTACCAAAAGATATATTACCAAGGCAATTTGTTATCATGCCGCCACTATGGCCAATGAAATTAAGGCCCAGGCTATTTGTACCCTTACAAACAGTGGTTATACGGCTTTCCAGATCTCGGCCTGGAGACCGGTTTCAAACATTCTGGTATTTACCTCCAACCGCAGGATCCTTTCTCAATTGAGTTTGCTGTGGGGAGTTAAGGCTTTCTTTTATGACAAGTACTCCACTACAGATGAAACTATTGAGGACATCAATAAAATAGCGCAGGATGCGGGCTACGTGGAGCATGGCGATTATGTAATCAACCTGGCAGCAATGCCCATTGCCAATAAGGGGATGGTAAATACGCTTAGAGTTACAGAGATAGAATAA
- a CDS encoding acyl carrier protein codes for MSDIASRVKAIIVDKLGVDENEVVNEASFTNDLGADSLDTVELIMEFEKEFDIQIPDDQAENIATVGQAISYIENAK; via the coding sequence ATGTCAGACATTGCATCAAGAGTAAAAGCGATTATCGTTGACAAATTAGGAGTTGACGAGAATGAAGTTGTAAACGAAGCCAGCTTCACCAACGACTTGGGCGCTGATTCATTAGACACCGTGGAATTGATCATGGAGTTTGAGAAAGAATTTGACATCCAGATCCCGGATGATCAGGCAGAGAACATTGCTACCGTTGGCCAGGCCATCTCTTATATTGAAAACGCAAAATAA
- a CDS encoding IPExxxVDY family protein translates to MLSHKLMLDEVEEDYQLLAIHCSLEEYKVAYLINKHLQISFKRAAHDLDFNHGNVQALYPLYLFKEPAQYRTYYLIKNKYKGPVKKVVSSGSLFSEEDISPQLTYLIPEYRDVDYFLKIEEDMDEERLQDMTGRIASIPNIVTTYIVDHNQLKSKNNLILE, encoded by the coding sequence ATGTTGTCCCATAAATTAATGCTGGATGAGGTAGAGGAGGATTATCAATTACTTGCAATACATTGTTCTTTAGAAGAGTATAAAGTTGCATATCTTATTAATAAGCATCTACAGATAAGTTTTAAACGGGCTGCCCACGACCTTGATTTTAACCACGGGAATGTTCAGGCATTGTACCCTCTTTATCTTTTTAAGGAACCTGCTCAATACAGGACCTATTACCTTATTAAAAATAAATATAAAGGTCCGGTAAAAAAAGTTGTGAGTTCAGGTTCGCTTTTTTCTGAAGAGGATATTTCCCCACAACTTACATATCTTATTCCTGAGTACCGGGATGTAGATTACTTTTTAAAAATTGAAGAAGATATGGATGAGGAGCGCTTACAGGATATGACCGGGCGCATTGCTTCCATTCCAAATATCGTAACAACATATATAGTTGATCATAATCAACTTAAATCAAAAAATAATTTAATTTTAGAATAA
- the rnhA gene encoding ribonuclease HI, whose amino-acid sequence MTNATVHIYTDGAARGNPGPGGYGIVMEWIGKPYRKEFSKGFAHTTNNRMELLAVIDALKKLKNPATSAIVFTDSKYVADAVEKGWVFGWEKKGFKDRKNADLWRDFLVEYRNHNVKFKWIRGHNNHPQNERCDALAVEASKKPRLQPDTGFKPE is encoded by the coding sequence TTGACCAACGCAACAGTTCATATATATACAGATGGGGCAGCAAGAGGTAACCCGGGGCCCGGTGGGTATGGGATTGTAATGGAATGGATAGGCAAACCATACCGCAAAGAATTTTCAAAAGGCTTTGCGCACACTACCAACAACCGGATGGAACTTTTGGCGGTAATAGATGCCCTGAAAAAGCTTAAAAATCCGGCTACATCTGCAATTGTATTCACAGATTCCAAATATGTGGCAGATGCGGTAGAGAAAGGTTGGGTATTTGGATGGGAAAAAAAAGGATTTAAGGACCGGAAAAATGCCGATTTGTGGCGGGATTTTCTTGTTGAGTACCGCAACCATAACGTAAAGTTCAAGTGGATAAGAGGGCATAACAATCATCCTCAAAATGAGCGTTGTGACGCTCTCGCGGTAGAGGCGTCCAAAAAGCCCCGCCTGCAACCCGACACAGGATTTAAACCAGAGTAG
- the rnc gene encoding ribonuclease III: MSVIRNILNSRSSKGGNFFIAMQKILGFKPKNITHYEKAFTHRSLNQKDKLGNAVNFERLEFLGDAMLSAVIAGYLFKTVPGGNEGYLTKMRSKIVSRKHLNELGKDLNLISFVQTNIPKDQFGVNIHGNLFEALVGAIYWDRGYKYCKRFIYERVINPYVDIEQLEGKVISYKSLLIEWCQKKKKSFNFEVYEDTGNDEVKHFAVKLRIDDRVVAKARATSKKKAEEKASKRAYYALQTHIENE; the protein is encoded by the coding sequence ATGAGTGTTATTCGAAACATATTAAATTCCCGTTCTTCAAAAGGCGGGAATTTTTTTATTGCAATGCAGAAGATCCTGGGGTTTAAGCCCAAAAATATTACGCATTACGAAAAAGCCTTTACCCATAGATCCCTTAATCAAAAGGATAAACTTGGTAATGCCGTAAATTTTGAAAGGCTGGAATTTTTAGGCGATGCCATGTTAAGCGCCGTGATAGCCGGCTACTTGTTTAAAACCGTACCCGGGGGTAATGAAGGGTACCTTACCAAGATGCGCTCAAAGATTGTGAGCCGCAAGCATTTGAATGAACTGGGAAAAGACCTTAATCTTATTTCTTTTGTACAAACCAATATTCCAAAGGACCAGTTTGGTGTAAATATCCATGGCAACCTGTTTGAAGCACTGGTTGGTGCTATTTATTGGGACAGAGGTTATAAATACTGCAAGAGGTTTATCTATGAAAGGGTTATTAATCCTTATGTAGATATTGAACAACTGGAAGGTAAGGTTATAAGTTATAAAAGCCTGCTTATTGAATGGTGCCAAAAGAAAAAGAAGAGCTTTAATTTTGAAGTCTACGAAGATACCGGAAATGATGAAGTCAAGCATTTTGCAGTAAAACTGCGCATTGATGATAGGGTTGTGGCCAAAGCAAGGGCCACTTCTAAGAAAAAAGCTGAAGAGAAAGCTTCAAAAAGAGCCTATTATGCCCTGCAAACACATATTGAAAACGAATAA
- the fabF gene encoding beta-ketoacyl-ACP synthase II — protein MELKRVVVTGLGALTPIGNNVEEYWNSLVAGKSGCAPITYFDSEKFKTKFACELKNFDVLDYFDRKEARKLDRFAQYAIVASDEAIKDSGIDMDTIDKYRVGVIWGAGIGGLETFQDEVINFAQGDGTPRFNPFFIPKMIADIAPGNISIRHGLMGPNYTTVSACASAANAMIDALNYIRLGYSDIIISGGSEAAVTMAGMGGFNAMHALSTRNDSPETASRPFDATRDGFVLGEGAGAIVLEEYEHAKARGAKIYAEFIGGGLSSDAYHMTAPHPEGTGVVAVMKNCLKNAEINPEDVDAINTHGTSTPLGDVAELKAISIVFGEHAKNININSTKSMTGHLLGAAGAVEAISAILSMQHGIVPPTINHEHRDENIDPELNLTLNKAQHREVNVVMSNTFGFGGHNACVLFRKFVE, from the coding sequence ATGGAGTTAAAGCGAGTTGTAGTTACAGGCTTAGGGGCCTTAACACCTATTGGAAACAATGTTGAAGAATATTGGAACTCATTGGTGGCCGGCAAAAGCGGATGTGCCCCTATTACCTATTTTGATTCAGAAAAATTCAAAACTAAATTCGCTTGTGAGTTAAAAAACTTTGATGTTCTTGATTATTTTGACCGCAAAGAGGCCAGAAAACTAGATAGGTTCGCTCAGTATGCAATAGTTGCTTCCGATGAGGCTATAAAAGACTCGGGAATTGACATGGATACTATCGATAAATATCGGGTTGGTGTTATTTGGGGTGCAGGGATTGGCGGACTTGAAACTTTCCAGGACGAGGTTATAAATTTTGCCCAGGGAGATGGAACTCCACGATTCAATCCTTTTTTCATTCCTAAAATGATTGCTGATATTGCCCCGGGTAATATCTCAATCAGGCATGGATTAATGGGCCCTAATTATACCACGGTTTCGGCTTGTGCTTCGGCAGCCAATGCGATGATAGATGCTTTGAATTATATTAGACTGGGGTACAGTGATATTATAATTTCAGGGGGATCTGAAGCTGCGGTAACTATGGCGGGAATGGGCGGTTTTAATGCTATGCACGCGCTTTCAACCAGAAATGACAGTCCTGAAACTGCTTCCAGACCTTTTGATGCTACCAGAGATGGTTTTGTGTTGGGAGAAGGAGCAGGTGCAATTGTCCTGGAGGAATATGAGCATGCAAAAGCACGTGGAGCCAAGATCTATGCCGAATTTATTGGAGGAGGATTATCTTCAGATGCTTACCACATGACAGCCCCTCATCCCGAGGGAACTGGAGTGGTGGCCGTTATGAAGAACTGTTTAAAAAATGCAGAGATCAATCCTGAAGATGTTGATGCTATTAATACTCATGGTACCTCAACTCCGCTTGGAGATGTGGCTGAACTAAAAGCAATAAGCATTGTTTTTGGGGAACACGCCAAAAATATTAATATCAACTCTACCAAATCTATGACGGGCCACCTTTTAGGTGCCGCCGGAGCGGTGGAAGCAATATCTGCAATATTGTCTATGCAACACGGGATAGTTCCTCCAACTATCAATCATGAACACCGGGACGAGAACATTGACCCGGAGTTAAATCTCACCCTTAACAAAGCGCAACACCGGGAGGTGAATGTTGTAATGAGCAATACCTTTGGTTTTGGAGGACATAATGCTTGTGTATTATTTAGAAAGTTTGTTGAATAA